In Marixanthomonas ophiurae, one genomic interval encodes:
- a CDS encoding sulfotransferase family protein, with translation MFYDEWWIYQKVYLKHVRKKQVKKYLEQVRNKEKPLFIHINKTAGSSIAKSMGITEIHYTLAEYEQLYFNQFNETLPKDIAVWTSIRNPFDKVASEYFYRVKHNQNKMDTNPISFEQWVIKAYEQRDPFYRDREIMFNTQCSWIESEINYNISFIRFENLQEDYNKLALKYNGVPLVWKKKSKNKNYKDYFSERTKKIISNEFKEDLKHFNYTY, from the coding sequence ATGTTTTATGATGAATGGTGGATATATCAAAAGGTTTACTTAAAGCACGTACGAAAAAAACAAGTTAAAAAATATCTTGAACAAGTACGTAATAAAGAAAAACCTTTGTTTATTCATATAAATAAAACAGCGGGGTCTTCAATAGCAAAAAGTATGGGTATTACTGAGATACATTATACTCTTGCTGAATACGAACAGTTGTATTTTAATCAATTTAATGAGACTTTACCAAAAGATATAGCTGTATGGACGTCAATTAGAAACCCTTTTGATAAAGTAGCATCCGAGTATTTTTATAGAGTAAAACATAACCAGAATAAAATGGATACTAACCCTATTTCGTTTGAGCAATGGGTAATCAAAGCTTATGAGCAAAGAGACCCGTTTTACCGCGATCGCGAAATTATGTTTAATACACAGTGTAGTTGGATAGAAAGTGAAATAAATTATAATATTAGTTTTATACGGTTTGAAAATCTTCAGGAAGATTACAATAAATTAGCTTTAAAATACAATGGAGTACCCTTAGTCTGGAAAAAGAAATCAAAAAATAAAAATTATAAAGATTACTTTTCTGAACGTACGAAAAAAATCATTAGTAATGAATTCAAAGAAGATTTAAAACACTTTAATTATACTTATTAA
- a CDS encoding sulfotransferase family 2 domain-containing protein, whose translation MILPEHKALFVHVPKAAGQSVENFLLQSLNKDRKADGPDYLLRPNNNPAKGPKRLAHLTALDYVKYEYLSPKEFDDYFKFSIVRNPWSRMVSFYKFRGFSNLTSFNTFVSKYLPKYFEDEHWFFRPQTDFIFNEEDKLVVDFMGRLEQLDTDFSKIAQQLSVPFTKLPKSNHSIEKGLISRKSYNLIRKHPGIIKYISSSPKNNKKYKEMYNDTSRKIVENLYQKDIELLGYTF comes from the coding sequence ATGATTCTACCCGAACATAAAGCCTTATTTGTACACGTCCCAAAAGCTGCCGGCCAAAGCGTTGAAAATTTTTTATTACAAAGTTTAAATAAAGACCGAAAGGCAGATGGCCCGGATTACTTATTGAGACCAAATAATAATCCTGCAAAAGGTCCTAAACGACTTGCGCACCTCACGGCTTTAGACTATGTTAAGTATGAGTATCTTTCCCCAAAAGAATTTGATGATTATTTTAAATTTTCAATAGTTAGAAATCCTTGGTCCCGGATGGTATCTTTTTACAAGTTTCGTGGGTTTAGTAATCTAACTTCTTTCAATACTTTTGTAAGTAAGTATCTTCCTAAGTATTTTGAAGATGAACACTGGTTTTTTAGGCCACAAACCGATTTTATTTTTAATGAAGAGGATAAATTGGTTGTTGATTTTATGGGAAGATTGGAGCAGTTGGATACTGATTTTTCAAAAATAGCTCAACAATTATCTGTTCCTTTTACCAAACTTCCTAAAAGTAACCATTCGATTGAAAAAGGATTGATTTCTCGAAAAAGCTATAATCTAATAAGAAAGCATCCCGGAATTATTAAATATATATCATCTTCTCCCAAAAATAATAAGAAGTATAAAGAGATGTATAATGACACATCTCGGAAAATTGTTGAAAATTTGTATCAAAAAGATATTGAACTTTTAGGATACACTTTTTAA
- a CDS encoding glycosyl hydrolase family 28-related protein, whose translation MKDLDGTIINSKQIIKGTTKLDDTDGTILSGNGSFNLQKNAKLTIDSKLTILHNKQLFFGEGEVDFLTGSVEQLNVVWFGATPNDASSDASAIQRTIDAAIHSKGVSVVYFPPGEYIIDKPLLALRDKNKNGVYDFLNLTLKGHQLAYNNPGDGKSGVSVLKANKEIPFIFGVQAARGLHIKNMVFDGFITKKFSPEDLIYKSSNQLYKQNRYAPLSAIVIDPFSSKKPKNGGYEGFDGYYTEIRASTHILIEGSAIENFPTGISITPNGETQQGDSVIINFTRFTNLVNGIVICQTQSRNIVVDKCSFGRMKYCFNSEDFGEQNGILPEVNNIKVADGVAWLYKANGNVAYGHFRNVYTEELYGIGYSVLNKQPLNFEGCVFKLRPMKDNTKQSLNPCILRADNASFIGCTFLVGGGKSNNEPIVMDVKKATFINSYLDTYPINIGKSIVNTNITDYYNSSLRKIKLNKAPWNDRKYEKIKTLKVLYDKKLNEYRFKNESSYKKGDFIFGQIALNLEPFRNEKIVTIIGQVNKVKNKTIFFESNLLEKQDKLVKIIEK comes from the coding sequence TTGAAAGATTTAGATGGTACTATTATTAATAGTAAACAGATTATTAAAGGAACAACTAAATTAGATGATACAGACGGCACCATTTTATCTGGCAACGGAAGTTTTAACTTACAAAAAAATGCCAAGCTTACAATAGACTCTAAACTGACTATATTACACAACAAGCAATTGTTTTTTGGTGAAGGTGAAGTTGATTTTTTAACAGGATCCGTAGAACAATTAAATGTAGTTTGGTTTGGGGCAACCCCTAATGATGCTTCTTCAGATGCTTCTGCTATACAAAGGACTATAGATGCTGCAATCCATAGTAAAGGAGTTTCGGTAGTTTATTTTCCTCCTGGAGAATATATTATTGACAAACCCTTATTAGCACTTCGTGACAAAAACAAAAACGGGGTGTATGACTTTCTAAATCTAACCCTAAAAGGTCATCAGCTTGCTTATAACAATCCGGGTGACGGAAAAAGTGGAGTTTCGGTTTTAAAAGCTAACAAGGAAATACCATTTATTTTTGGAGTTCAGGCAGCAAGAGGACTTCATATAAAGAATATGGTTTTTGACGGTTTTATAACAAAAAAGTTTTCTCCTGAAGATTTAATTTATAAATCTTCAAACCAATTATATAAACAAAATCGCTATGCTCCCTTAAGTGCAATAGTAATAGACCCATTTTCAAGTAAAAAACCTAAAAATGGTGGCTACGAGGGTTTTGATGGATATTACACCGAAATTCGTGCAAGCACACATATATTGATTGAAGGCTCAGCCATTGAAAATTTTCCTACTGGCATATCAATTACCCCGAATGGGGAAACTCAACAAGGAGATTCAGTAATTATAAATTTCACAAGATTTACAAATCTTGTAAACGGCATCGTAATATGTCAAACACAATCTCGGAATATTGTAGTAGACAAATGCTCTTTTGGCAGAATGAAGTACTGTTTTAATTCAGAAGATTTTGGGGAGCAGAATGGAATTTTGCCAGAAGTTAACAATATAAAGGTGGCCGACGGTGTAGCTTGGCTATATAAGGCTAATGGAAATGTAGCTTATGGCCACTTTCGTAATGTATATACAGAAGAACTTTATGGTATAGGGTATTCTGTTCTTAATAAGCAACCTCTTAATTTTGAAGGCTGTGTATTTAAGCTTCGACCAATGAAAGATAATACTAAGCAAAGTTTAAACCCGTGTATACTTAGGGCAGACAATGCTTCATTTATTGGTTGCACCTTTTTAGTTGGAGGAGGTAAATCAAATAACGAACCAATTGTAATGGACGTTAAAAAAGCAACTTTCATTAACTCTTATCTTGATACTTATCCTATAAATATAGGTAAATCTATAGTTAACACTAATATTACAGATTATTATAATTCCTCACTCCGAAAAATTAAATTGAATAAAGCGCCATGGAACGATAGAAAGTATGAGAAAATAAAAACCTTAAAAGTTTTATATGATAAAAAATTGAATGAGTACAGATTTAAAAATGAAAGTTCATATAAGAAAGGGGATTTTATCTTTGGTCAAATTGCTTTAAACCTAGAGCCATTTAGAAATGAAAAAATTGTAACTATAATTGGTCAAGTTAACAAGGTCAAAAATAAAACTATATTCTTTGAAAGTAATCTTTTAGAAAAACAAGACAAATTGGTAAAAATAATTGAGAAGTAA
- a CDS encoding MATE family efflux transporter has product MSKKLFKSFGYKAIHIIALVLNSILLIPILLKYWDLKLYGAWIALYSFFNLIQVLGLGHSVFVGNEFNRLVHKNKEKAKIALGSAFRVNFLVSFLELAIVAFIYFTGILSFFLDEEIDSSIVATVLSMFFIYRMIIGSYRGLAVKILNPFGYIYKAFQFALYESIIEFLVLVIAAIVGLDLIGLAILWVILKSLLSLFVLLQVRKILPEYFPWWKYGSLKNGIKNFRISSSFATSNFLDRLSNDGLVLIVSAFAGTTILPLFAATKTIVNFGLKLSELYLSPLAPEMIIFYARDQKTKILDVFKSFWFVTGVLLIGGYTISLFFIEDLFTLWTHGKLEFNLVLYSALIIILLIQNYGKIITTFFTGINKTNIVLLTSIIRIFLLFTVAFLFKELGLYAILLGLFISEVCISLFWLPYNAFTVFEYSTAGKAKFLINFFTVLLLGVLYYFNYMGIGVFPLIVFFLPIVAMLFYQYTLISKNTRGMVTRSFKKLITFAAK; this is encoded by the coding sequence ATGTCAAAAAAACTTTTTAAATCTTTTGGGTATAAAGCTATACATATTATAGCACTTGTTTTAAACTCAATTCTATTAATTCCAATCTTATTAAAGTATTGGGATTTAAAATTATACGGAGCGTGGATTGCTTTATATTCTTTTTTTAATTTAATTCAGGTATTAGGGCTTGGTCATAGTGTTTTTGTAGGAAACGAATTTAACCGTTTAGTTCATAAAAATAAAGAAAAAGCAAAAATAGCATTAGGCTCAGCATTTAGAGTAAACTTTTTAGTAAGTTTTTTAGAATTAGCAATAGTTGCTTTTATTTACTTTACTGGGATTTTAAGTTTTTTTTTAGATGAAGAAATAGATTCCTCTATTGTTGCTACAGTGCTATCGATGTTTTTTATATATAGAATGATAATAGGTTCTTATCGAGGTCTTGCAGTTAAAATATTAAATCCTTTTGGTTATATATATAAGGCTTTTCAATTTGCTTTATATGAAAGTATTATAGAGTTTTTAGTGTTAGTTATTGCAGCTATAGTAGGCTTAGACTTAATTGGCTTAGCAATATTATGGGTGATTTTAAAATCATTATTATCACTTTTCGTACTGCTTCAAGTACGAAAAATATTACCAGAATATTTTCCCTGGTGGAAGTATGGCTCTCTCAAAAATGGAATAAAAAACTTTCGCATTTCCAGTTCTTTTGCAACAAGTAATTTTTTGGATCGCTTGAGTAATGATGGACTTGTTCTTATAGTATCAGCATTTGCAGGCACTACAATTTTACCCCTTTTCGCGGCAACTAAAACAATAGTTAATTTTGGACTAAAGCTTTCTGAACTATATTTATCTCCATTAGCTCCTGAAATGATAATATTCTATGCTCGTGACCAAAAGACCAAGATTTTAGATGTTTTTAAATCTTTTTGGTTTGTAACTGGAGTACTATTAATAGGAGGTTATACAATATCATTGTTTTTTATTGAAGACCTTTTTACGCTATGGACACATGGTAAACTAGAATTTAATTTAGTATTATACAGTGCATTGATAATTATACTTTTAATTCAAAATTATGGTAAAATAATTACAACATTTTTTACTGGTATTAATAAAACAAATATCGTTCTTTTAACGTCTATAATCCGAATTTTCTTACTCTTTACAGTGGCTTTTCTCTTTAAAGAATTAGGGTTATATGCAATTTTATTAGGACTTTTTATTTCTGAAGTATGTATTAGCTTATTTTGGTTACCTTATAATGCGTTTACTGTTTTTGAATACTCAACAGCAGGTAAGGCCAAGTTCCTTATTAATTTTTTCACAGTATTACTATTAGGCGTATTATACTATTTTAATTATATGGGAATAGGTGTTTTTCCACTTATTGTTTTTTTCTTACCAATAGTAGCAATGCTGTTCTATCAATACACCCTTATATCAAAAAATACTAGGGGTATGGTTACAAGAAGTTTTAAGAAGTTGATTACATTTGCCGCCAAATAA
- a CDS encoding glycosyltransferase, which yields MLKYNYDIKTFLFYFFTSFFSKKHIVHITGGCNYMVLAFPFKTKVLTIHDLYHFKSYKGLKGIMYDFFYYNLPLRFSDEIIVVSDNTRDEILKNFKIKKDKVKVLHNPIVIPFKKIQKRERNISKETPLKILQIGSKSLKNYERLIFATKDMQVEYNFIHADKKQIESLIERENIENKSNVLSSISDNELYKQYFENDILFFASEAEGFGLPIIEAQVFDMPVITSNIPPMNTIGKGAILVDPFDVDSIKKGFLKLYNPSIVSELSKIANKNVVQYHPEQVSLEYLDFYKSIS from the coding sequence GTGTTAAAGTATAATTATGATATAAAGACTTTTCTATTTTACTTCTTTACTTCTTTTTTTTCGAAAAAACATATCGTACATATTACTGGAGGCTGCAACTATATGGTGCTGGCTTTTCCTTTTAAAACTAAAGTTCTAACTATACACGATTTATATCATTTTAAAAGTTATAAAGGTTTAAAAGGAATAATGTACGATTTTTTTTATTACAATCTTCCCTTACGCTTTAGTGATGAGATAATAGTGGTTTCAGATAATACAAGGGATGAAATTTTAAAAAATTTTAAAATTAAAAAAGATAAGGTTAAAGTTTTGCACAATCCAATTGTAATACCCTTCAAAAAGATACAAAAAAGAGAGCGTAATATAAGTAAAGAGACACCTTTAAAAATTTTGCAAATAGGAAGCAAATCTTTAAAAAATTATGAAAGATTAATTTTTGCTACCAAAGACATGCAAGTTGAATACAATTTTATTCACGCAGATAAAAAGCAAATTGAAAGTTTAATAGAAAGAGAAAATATTGAAAATAAAAGTAATGTATTATCTAGTATAAGTGATAATGAACTTTACAAACAATATTTTGAAAACGATATTCTTTTTTTTGCTTCGGAAGCAGAAGGGTTTGGTTTACCTATTATTGAGGCACAGGTTTTTGATATGCCGGTAATTACATCAAATATTCCACCTATGAATACAATAGGTAAAGGGGCAATATTGGTAGATCCATTTGATGTGGATTCGATAAAAAAAGGGTTTTTGAAACTATATAACCCATCTATCGTATCAGAACTTAGTAAAATAGCAAATAAAAATGTGGTACAGTATCATCCAGAACAAGTTAGTTTGGAGTACTTAGATTTTTATAAAAGCATCTCATGA
- a CDS encoding glycosyltransferase, producing MIVILATQFTPAVKAGGPIKSLSGICNILSKDGYNYKVVTHNTDIDGSLLPPSGYVKGVDYLPAITIKGLIPYLKQANLIWINTLYSPTFSIFPLIGLFFIKNTTVLVSPRGQLLKGALSFKKRVYLVLFKFFLNISKHKIVIHFTNQQELDKSITTFKNFKTVIFNNPISGKVEKEIQINKTPSNFVLGFFGRVSPIKNIEFILKLLPTLGASFSCKIYGSIEDKPYKDRLDKLIETLDISEQVSFCGNYDSTTFAAKVQEVDLVVIPSFSENFCHVFFEAIEQRKIVIASDGLPWIEVNSRVKNTILALNEKKWVDRIIEIKKMKTDQYIEEQKELVSYYYSIYESVQNDTLKIFKNILEDNENKR from the coding sequence ATGATTGTTATCCTTGCCACACAATTTACTCCAGCAGTTAAAGCAGGAGGTCCAATTAAATCACTTAGTGGTATTTGCAATATATTGAGCAAGGACGGTTATAACTATAAAGTTGTAACACATAATACCGATATTGATGGTAGTTTGTTACCTCCGTCTGGCTATGTAAAAGGAGTAGATTACTTACCTGCAATAACTATCAAGGGATTAATACCTTATTTAAAACAGGCAAACTTAATATGGATTAACACCTTGTATAGCCCAACATTTTCAATATTCCCTTTAATTGGACTATTTTTTATAAAGAATACCACAGTTTTGGTTAGTCCTAGAGGTCAATTGTTAAAAGGAGCTCTTTCATTTAAAAAGCGTGTTTATTTAGTTTTATTTAAATTCTTTTTGAATATATCAAAACATAAAATTGTAATTCACTTTACAAATCAGCAGGAACTAGATAAGTCGATTACTACATTTAAAAACTTTAAAACTGTTATTTTCAACAATCCTATTTCTGGAAAAGTTGAAAAAGAAATACAAATAAATAAAACTCCTAGTAATTTTGTTTTAGGTTTCTTTGGAAGGGTTTCGCCAATAAAAAACATTGAGTTTATCTTAAAACTACTCCCCACGCTGGGGGCTTCTTTTTCATGTAAGATATATGGTTCAATAGAAGATAAACCATATAAAGACCGTTTGGATAAATTAATTGAAACCCTTGATATTTCAGAACAGGTATCTTTTTGTGGTAATTATGATAGTACTACCTTTGCAGCAAAAGTTCAAGAAGTTGACCTTGTGGTAATACCATCTTTTTCCGAAAATTTTTGTCATGTATTTTTTGAAGCCATAGAACAAAGAAAAATTGTAATAGCCAGTGATGGCTTGCCGTGGATAGAAGTAAACTCACGTGTTAAAAACACTATTTTGGCTCTAAATGAAAAGAAATGGGTTGATAGAATTATTGAAATAAAAAAAATGAAAACGGATCAATATATTGAAGAACAAAAGGAGTTAGTATCTTATTATTATTCAATTTATGAGTCTGTTCAGAATGATACGCTAAAAATTTTTAAGAATATACTTGAAGACAATGAAAATAAAAGATAA
- a CDS encoding polysaccharide biosynthesis protein — MKIKDKILLITGGTGSFGSAVLERFLHTDHFKEIRIFSRDEKKQDDLRRSLSSPKVKFYIGDVRDYTSVENAVRGVDYIFHAAALKQVPSCEFFPVQAVKTNVLGTENVLNAAIKLQVKNVVVLSTDKAVYPINAMGISKAMMEKVMIANSRNAGDTVISGTRYGNVMASRGSVIPLFVDQIKLKKAITITDPAMTRFMMTLEDAVDLVLFAFENAHPGDMFVQKAPAATIEILANALKEMYESSLDIKIIGTRHGEKLYESLLTREEVIKAEDLGNYYRIPADNRDLNYANYYSEGEVDISQVEDYHSHNTEQLDVEGMKDLLLKLDFIREDIKSK, encoded by the coding sequence ATGAAAATAAAAGATAAAATATTGCTCATTACGGGCGGGACCGGTTCATTTGGTAGTGCGGTTTTAGAAAGGTTTTTACATACAGACCATTTCAAGGAAATACGTATTTTCTCTAGAGATGAAAAAAAACAGGACGATTTAAGACGTTCCTTGTCAAGCCCCAAAGTAAAATTTTATATTGGTGATGTAAGAGATTATACCTCTGTTGAAAATGCAGTGAGAGGAGTAGACTATATTTTTCATGCAGCCGCATTAAAGCAAGTTCCTTCGTGTGAGTTTTTCCCAGTACAAGCTGTAAAAACGAATGTCCTAGGAACTGAGAACGTTTTAAACGCAGCTATTAAGCTTCAAGTTAAAAATGTAGTAGTCTTAAGTACCGATAAAGCAGTGTATCCTATTAATGCTATGGGTATTTCAAAAGCAATGATGGAAAAAGTGATGATTGCAAATTCCCGTAACGCTGGCGATACTGTTATTTCGGGCACTCGTTATGGTAACGTAATGGCCTCAAGAGGTTCCGTTATTCCATTATTTGTAGATCAGATAAAATTGAAAAAAGCTATTACTATCACTGATCCAGCAATGACTCGTTTTATGATGACTCTGGAAGATGCTGTAGATTTAGTTCTTTTTGCTTTTGAAAACGCCCACCCAGGTGATATGTTTGTGCAAAAAGCACCTGCAGCAACTATTGAAATATTGGCAAATGCATTAAAAGAAATGTATGAGAGTAGTTTAGATATTAAAATAATTGGTACTCGTCATGGGGAAAAACTATACGAATCACTTTTAACTAGGGAAGAGGTGATAAAGGCAGAAGATTTAGGCAATTATTACCGTATTCCAGCTGATAACAGAGATTTAAACTATGCCAATTACTATTCCGAAGGAGAAGTTGATATAAGTCAAGTGGAAGATTATCATTCTCATAATACAGAGCAATTAGATGTTGAGGGTATGAAAGACTTACTATTAAAACTTGACTTTATACGGGAAGATATAAAAAGCAAATAG
- a CDS encoding WxcM-like domain-containing protein, with product MLQPKIIQGGSHIDERGTLQFLNDFDMKQVKRLYQTTNATTSMVRAWMAHKIESRWFFCAEGKFTVKLVRVLDFEKGLASNEIITYKLDSDNPQILYIPPGYASGFKTEVSNSKLLIFADYAFGEIEDNFKFTTTDFLPWQS from the coding sequence GTGTTGCAACCTAAAATTATTCAGGGTGGTAGTCATATAGATGAAAGGGGAACGTTACAATTCCTCAATGATTTTGATATGAAGCAAGTAAAACGATTGTACCAAACAACCAATGCAACCACAAGTATGGTACGTGCTTGGATGGCACATAAAATTGAATCTCGATGGTTTTTTTGTGCTGAAGGTAAATTTACAGTTAAACTCGTTCGAGTTTTAGATTTTGAAAAAGGACTCGCATCCAATGAAATAATAACCTATAAATTAGATTCGGATAATCCACAAATTTTATATATTCCACCTGGTTATGCATCTGGCTTTAAAACAGAGGTGTCCAACTCTAAATTACTGATATTCGCAGATTATGCGTTTGGCGAAATAGAAGATAACTTTAAATTTACAACAACCGATTTTTTACCTTGGCAATCATGA
- a CDS encoding polysaccharide biosynthesis C-terminal domain-containing protein codes for MIKTGITGQSGFMGQHVYNYLGTKPEQIECVDFKRELFNNIELLEKFVSSCDVIVHIAAMNRHENPQVIYDTNVGLVQKLIQACKNTGATPKIIFSSSTQEERDNLYGKSKRDGRKALEKWANEYGGNVISLVIPNVFGPFGKPFYNSVVATFCHQLNHNETPEIYKDGTVNLIYINELSKVFYNHIINQSTEKVELVTVSHTARKKVSEILTLLNSFKKNYVENGVVPNLTDSFEKALFNSFASYIPKDYFPRKYTKHSDNRGAFVEIMRANTPGQTSFSTTVPGITRGNHYHTRKVERFAVISGKASIKLRKINTDKVYEYHLDGSEPAYVDMPIWYTHNITNIGDTELITLFWINEPYNAEDPDTYFETV; via the coding sequence ATGATAAAAACAGGAATTACAGGCCAGTCCGGCTTTATGGGACAACATGTGTATAATTATTTAGGCACAAAACCAGAACAAATAGAGTGTGTTGATTTTAAAAGGGAGTTATTTAATAATATTGAATTGTTAGAAAAATTTGTATCGTCATGCGATGTTATAGTTCATATTGCTGCTATGAACCGTCACGAAAATCCACAAGTAATTTATGACACGAATGTAGGATTGGTGCAAAAGCTCATTCAAGCGTGTAAAAATACAGGGGCTACACCCAAGATAATTTTTTCATCATCTACTCAAGAAGAACGGGATAATTTATATGGGAAATCAAAACGAGATGGTAGGAAAGCCCTTGAAAAGTGGGCTAATGAATACGGTGGAAATGTAATCTCATTGGTAATCCCTAATGTGTTTGGACCGTTTGGAAAACCATTTTATAATTCAGTAGTGGCTACTTTTTGTCATCAGTTGAACCATAATGAAACCCCTGAAATTTATAAAGACGGTACGGTAAACCTAATTTACATAAACGAACTTTCTAAAGTTTTTTATAATCACATTATCAATCAGAGTACAGAAAAAGTTGAATTAGTTACGGTCTCACATACGGCAAGAAAAAAAGTCTCTGAAATACTTACTTTATTAAACTCATTTAAAAAGAATTATGTCGAAAACGGAGTAGTACCTAACTTGACAGATTCATTTGAAAAAGCATTGTTCAATAGCTTTGCCAGTTACATTCCTAAAGATTATTTTCCAAGAAAATACACCAAGCATAGCGATAACCGAGGAGCCTTTGTAGAAATTATGCGTGCCAATACTCCAGGGCAAACTTCTTTTTCAACTACAGTTCCGGGTATTACGCGTGGTAATCATTACCATACACGTAAAGTAGAACGTTTTGCCGTTATCAGCGGAAAAGCTTCTATTAAACTAAGAAAGATTAATACAGATAAAGTATATGAGTATCATTTAGATGGAAGCGAACCGGCCTATGTTGACATGCCTATTTGGTACACACATAACATCACCAATATTGGCGATACAGAATTGATTACGTTGTTCTGGATTAACGAACCTTATAATGCTGAAGATCCGGATACTTATTTTGAAACCGTATAG
- the wecB gene encoding non-hydrolyzing UDP-N-acetylglucosamine 2-epimerase, whose product MKKLKVVTVVGTRPEIIRLACVMQALDANEAIDHILVHTGQNYDYELNEIFFEDLEIRKPDHFLEAAGRNATETVGNILIKIDPILEKENPDAFLVLGDTNSCLCAIPAKKRKIPVFHMEAGNRCFDQRVPEETNRKIVDHVADINLTYSSIAREYLLREGLSPDRVIKTGSPMFEVLNKFKSKIENSNVLNKLNLEKHKYFVVSSHREENINSETNFNGLITSLNEIAEKYNYPIIVSTHPRTRNMLEEKKVQVHDNIQFLKPLGFSDYNALQMHSYATLSDSGTISEESSILNFWALNIRDAHERPEAMEEASVMMTGLNPERIMQGLVALKMQKRNPERNFRQVADYSMPNVSEKMVRIILSYTDYINRVVWSKY is encoded by the coding sequence ATGAAAAAGCTAAAAGTTGTTACCGTAGTTGGCACACGCCCCGAAATTATCCGTCTAGCTTGTGTAATGCAAGCTTTAGATGCTAATGAAGCCATTGACCACATATTAGTTCATACCGGTCAAAACTACGACTACGAACTAAATGAAATATTTTTTGAAGATCTTGAAATTAGAAAGCCAGATCATTTTCTAGAAGCTGCCGGTAGAAATGCCACGGAAACGGTAGGTAATATTTTAATTAAAATTGATCCTATTTTAGAAAAAGAAAATCCTGATGCCTTCTTGGTCTTGGGAGATACCAATTCGTGTTTATGTGCCATTCCTGCTAAAAAAAGAAAAATACCTGTCTTTCATATGGAAGCAGGAAACCGTTGTTTTGATCAGCGAGTGCCAGAAGAAACCAATCGTAAAATAGTAGATCACGTAGCCGATATTAATTTAACCTATAGTAGCATCGCTCGTGAATACCTATTAAGAGAAGGACTTTCACCAGACCGTGTTATAAAAACAGGGAGTCCCATGTTTGAGGTGCTGAATAAGTTTAAGTCAAAAATTGAAAACTCAAATGTTTTAAACAAACTTAACCTTGAAAAACATAAATACTTTGTGGTTTCCTCTCATAGAGAAGAAAATATAAATAGTGAAACCAACTTTAACGGATTGATTACTTCTTTAAATGAAATAGCTGAAAAATATAACTATCCCATAATCGTTTCTACCCACCCACGCACCCGAAATATGTTGGAAGAGAAAAAGGTGCAAGTGCATGATAACATACAATTTTTAAAACCACTTGGTTTTAGCGATTATAATGCACTACAAATGCATTCGTATGCAACATTGTCTGATAGTGGTACTATTTCAGAAGAATCTTCTATTTTAAATTTCTGGGCCTTAAACATTCGTGATGCACATGAACGTCCTGAAGCAATGGAGGAAGCATCTGTAATGATGACAGGGCTTAATCCAGAACGTATTATGCAAGGTTTGGTAGCTTTAAAAATGCAAAAAAGAAACCCAGAGCGTAATTTCAGACAAGTGGCTGACTATAGTATGCCTAATGTTTCAGAAAAAATGGTCCGTATCATTCTTTCCTACACCGATTATATAAATCGGGTAGTGTGGAGTAAGTATTAA